Part of the Legionella cardiaca genome, TTAACTATCTCAACAAACAAACAGTTTATTGCTGATTTAATGCCAAGAAATCCTATTTACGTGAAACTTCTTGCTCCAGAAGCACAAGCAGTTATTGGTAAACCACATCAATCCACAGTTCCTGCAATGAATATCTTATTGCGGGAAGGCTTTCGCTATAATTCTTATATCGATATTTTTGATGCCGGCCCTACCATTGAAGCACCGCGTAATCAAATTCGCACAATCGTGACCAGCCGCATTATGACGGTTAAAAGCATTAGTGATGAAGTAAGTTCCAAACGTTTTCTGTTGGCCAACACTAAACTTGATTTTCGCGCCACTATCAGCCAGGCAATTTTCAATGAACAACAGGAATCTTGTATCATTAGCAGGAAAACAGCTGAATTGCTAGAAGTGAAACGTGGCGATTGTGTACGCATAGCCCCTTTACAGGTTGAAGAACAAACCATTTACAGTGAGCCCAAACATGAGAAAAAGCCATCAAAGTAATACAGCAATTCATTATATTGACGGTAACTGGATACAAGGAGAAGGAGAAGCTTTTTTTTCCAAAAATCCAGCGGATGATAGTCTTGTTTGGCAGGGTAATCATGCAACCATAGAGGAAGTTAATGCAGCTTGTGAAGCAGCACATCTTGCTCTTCCTCGGTGGTCATCACTAAGTTTTGCTGATCGCGTAACTTATTTGCAGAATTTTGCGAAAGAAGTCGAAGCCAAACAGCATGAACTGGCTTATCTCATTGCTTTAGAAACAGGAAAACCATTATGGGAAGCTAAAACAGAAGTTAATTCGGTAATTGCCAAAATAAATATCTCTATTCAAGCCTATCAGGAGCGCAACGCTGAAAAACAGTCTGATACAGCTGATGCAAAAGCCTGGCTTCGTTACAAACCTCATGGAGTAGTAGCAGTGCTCGGCGCCTTTAATTTTCCTGCACATTTAAGTAATGGTCATATCGTACCTGCTCTTTTAGCTGGCAATACCGTGATTTATAAACCAAGTGAATTAACCCCTGCCGTGGCACAATTTATTATGCAGTGCTGGCATGAGAGTGGCTTACCACGGGGCGTACTTAATTGTGTTCAGGGAGGGGTGAGCAGTGGACAAGCCTTATTAGCAACCGATATACAAGGGGTCTATTTTACCGGCAGTTATCATGCCGGGAGAAAAATTCATCAATCCTTTAGTGACAGACCTGACGTTATATTGGCTCTTGAGATGGGCGGAAACAATCCATTGGTCATTGACACAATTCAAAATCTTAATGCAGCAATCTACCATACTTTATTATCCACCATGATAACCTCTGGCCAGCGATGCACCTGTGCAAGACGAGTTTTTATCCCTAATAATAATGCAGGCGACACCTTTTTAGCGCATTTCATTAATGCCTGTAAGCAAATTAAAATTGCTCCTTTCACACAACAGCCTGAGCCCTTTATGGGCCCTGTCATCAGCCATGAACATGCTCTCATGCACCTTAAGGCACAGGAAGGATTAATTAAACTGGGTGGCCAATCTCTATTAAAGATGACACTACTGGAAAAGAATACAGGTTTTCTCTCTCCGGGCATCATTGATATGACTGAAGTTATTAATGCACCTGATGATGAAATTTTTGCTCCACTCTGCCAGGTTTATCGTTATGACAGTTTCGATGAGGCATTAGCCTTGGCCAATAGTACTCGCTACGGTCTGGCTGCGGGCTTACTAAGCAATAATGAAAAAAATTATCAGCAATTTTATCATACAATCCGTGCCGGGCTTATTAATTGGAATAGACCCACCACGGGTGCTGTCAGTAATTTGCCTTTTGGTGGCGTTGGATGTAGCGGGAATCATCGCCCAAGCGCCTATTTTGCAGCAGACTACTGCGCTTACCCTATTGCCAGTTTGGAACAGTCTCAGTTAGCCATACCAGCGCAATTAGTACCAGGAATTCAATTGGAATAGATTATGGCAGTTTTTGAATTAAATTTAGATGGTTTAGTTGGACCTACTCACCATTATGCAGGTTTATCGGCAGGTAATCTTGCTTCAACTACGAATGCCT contains:
- the astD gene encoding succinylglutamate-semialdehyde dehydrogenase, with the protein product MRKSHQSNTAIHYIDGNWIQGEGEAFFSKNPADDSLVWQGNHATIEEVNAACEAAHLALPRWSSLSFADRVTYLQNFAKEVEAKQHELAYLIALETGKPLWEAKTEVNSVIAKINISIQAYQERNAEKQSDTADAKAWLRYKPHGVVAVLGAFNFPAHLSNGHIVPALLAGNTVIYKPSELTPAVAQFIMQCWHESGLPRGVLNCVQGGVSSGQALLATDIQGVYFTGSYHAGRKIHQSFSDRPDVILALEMGGNNPLVIDTIQNLNAAIYHTLLSTMITSGQRCTCARRVFIPNNNAGDTFLAHFINACKQIKIAPFTQQPEPFMGPVISHEHALMHLKAQEGLIKLGGQSLLKMTLLEKNTGFLSPGIIDMTEVINAPDDEIFAPLCQVYRYDSFDEALALANSTRYGLAAGLLSNNEKNYQQFYHTIRAGLINWNRPTTGAVSNLPFGGVGCSGNHRPSAYFAADYCAYPIASLEQSQLAIPAQLVPGIQLE